One Rubripirellula reticaptiva genomic region harbors:
- a CDS encoding protein kinase domain-containing protein, producing MSSSYENLPINELPTQDCVSQGDEIDSFDVADIEKRDTIDDVPEKIGDYVIRELIGSGGMGNVYLAEHTRMQRMVAIKMLPIKRMKDELAVRRFYDEVRAASRLLHPNIVTAFDAGESDDGIHYLAMEHVDGVTLTRWVAMRGPLPVSEAASIIRQAALGLLHAHRAGIVHRDVKPGNLMRATDGTIKVLDLGLARISEADYVSPIVDADGEDIDPLKSAKGRLVGTLPFMSPEQLENPDEADARSDIYSLGATMYFLLTASPPFSGEYLDQVYGHRHGEIPDLMQARGDVDMNFANIFFRMMAKKPDQRYASLDEVIDDLSPYATLADAPVWLSEFAQRNTVGDQSTAGAGSTYASGSTSRTVARVFAIDFGMFYSAAASASPIGGMNQLSAGGGDHPLFRMAIASDGEQLIYGQDAIERRREFPQSLVHCLPMYIGKPVVDRKVAGRSCPPEVLMAMLLRKIRKNAWSGNTQPLATAITVPSSYDQLHRRSVLQAAKMAGMSSVRLVDRSIAAVQSLLVDPDHEIGAGPAIEGGLGGRIGELDSDQDQLIFFVGVSGQATEIAIVRRDETRLHQLANGGHWHQGTLPWLHRLVDLVAAKFVTQFGLDPRRSMKTGAQLQIACERAMNTMLLADSATVQIESSGKKIAVSVSRNDWLDYCDDLIAGIVAAVKRTCDQASVSLSDVDVCVTMGAVMRIARVRDAVTDGVSATAQRRVVDRTDVARGAAACLAAELPGRGDVAMPPRGVTSQEIGIVVEDAKGRRRILPIIPRGTLLPARTNRRLTLSKKRQSMTLSLVESSGILSDDWHSLGRYEIESEPARVAPESKLSNGDQKPIGRMIGFEINVNGLLNVRKQSTGTASSTKLPVLPKPAISDDEQAEWILWLDSLR from the coding sequence TTGTCTTCATCGTACGAAAACCTACCGATCAACGAACTTCCAACTCAGGATTGCGTGTCCCAGGGTGACGAAATCGATTCGTTTGACGTTGCGGACATCGAAAAACGTGACACGATCGATGACGTGCCCGAAAAAATCGGCGACTACGTCATCCGCGAGCTGATCGGGTCGGGTGGCATGGGCAACGTCTATCTGGCCGAGCATACACGGATGCAGCGGATGGTGGCGATCAAGATGCTGCCGATCAAACGGATGAAGGACGAGTTGGCGGTTCGTCGATTCTATGACGAAGTTCGAGCCGCATCGCGTTTATTGCATCCCAATATCGTTACCGCGTTTGATGCCGGCGAATCCGATGACGGCATCCATTATCTGGCGATGGAACATGTCGATGGCGTCACACTGACACGTTGGGTCGCAATGCGAGGTCCGTTGCCGGTTAGCGAAGCGGCTTCGATCATTCGCCAAGCCGCCCTGGGGCTGCTGCATGCTCACCGTGCCGGGATTGTTCACCGCGACGTCAAGCCAGGCAATCTGATGCGTGCGACCGACGGAACGATCAAAGTTCTGGATCTCGGTTTGGCCAGAATTTCAGAGGCCGATTATGTTTCGCCGATTGTCGATGCAGACGGCGAAGATATCGATCCTTTGAAAAGTGCGAAGGGACGTCTGGTCGGCACGTTACCATTCATGTCACCGGAGCAACTTGAGAACCCGGATGAAGCCGACGCGCGAAGCGATATCTACTCGCTCGGTGCGACGATGTATTTCTTGTTAACGGCGAGTCCTCCGTTCAGCGGCGAGTACTTGGACCAAGTCTACGGACACCGGCACGGCGAGATTCCGGATCTGATGCAGGCCCGGGGCGACGTTGACATGAACTTTGCCAACATATTTTTCCGAATGATGGCGAAGAAGCCCGATCAACGGTACGCGTCGCTTGACGAAGTGATCGACGATCTGTCGCCGTACGCCACTCTGGCCGATGCACCGGTTTGGTTGTCCGAATTTGCTCAGCGGAATACAGTGGGCGATCAATCAACGGCAGGCGCAGGCTCCACCTACGCCAGCGGTTCGACATCGAGGACTGTTGCCAGGGTTTTCGCAATCGATTTTGGAATGTTCTATTCCGCGGCTGCGTCGGCGTCGCCCATCGGTGGGATGAATCAGTTGTCGGCTGGTGGTGGCGATCATCCGCTGTTTCGGATGGCAATCGCATCGGACGGCGAACAGTTGATTTACGGCCAAGATGCGATCGAACGTCGGCGCGAGTTTCCGCAGAGTCTGGTGCATTGTTTGCCGATGTACATCGGCAAACCGGTGGTCGATCGCAAAGTCGCAGGGCGATCTTGTCCGCCCGAAGTCTTGATGGCGATGCTGTTGCGAAAGATCCGCAAGAATGCTTGGTCTGGCAATACGCAGCCGCTTGCAACTGCGATTACGGTGCCGTCAAGTTACGATCAACTGCACCGCCGAAGCGTGCTGCAGGCGGCAAAGATGGCGGGGATGTCGTCAGTGCGATTGGTGGATCGATCGATCGCAGCGGTTCAGTCGTTGTTGGTTGATCCCGATCATGAAATAGGGGCCGGCCCCGCGATTGAGGGCGGATTGGGTGGCAGGATCGGCGAACTTGATTCGGACCAGGATCAGCTCATTTTCTTTGTCGGCGTATCTGGCCAGGCGACTGAGATTGCGATCGTACGCCGTGACGAAACACGGTTGCATCAATTGGCCAACGGCGGGCATTGGCACCAGGGGACGTTACCTTGGTTGCATCGTTTGGTCGATTTAGTTGCCGCGAAATTCGTCACTCAGTTTGGCTTGGATCCTCGTCGTTCGATGAAGACCGGTGCTCAGTTGCAAATTGCGTGCGAGCGGGCGATGAACACTATGCTGCTTGCCGATTCGGCGACCGTTCAAATCGAGTCGAGCGGTAAAAAGATCGCGGTCTCGGTTAGTCGGAATGATTGGTTGGACTATTGCGATGACCTGATTGCCGGGATCGTCGCAGCAGTAAAACGAACGTGCGATCAAGCGTCGGTATCATTATCGGACGTTGATGTGTGCGTGACGATGGGCGCCGTGATGCGGATTGCCCGAGTGCGAGACGCCGTGACCGATGGCGTGTCGGCGACCGCTCAGCGGCGAGTGGTTGATCGCACCGATGTGGCTCGTGGCGCAGCGGCGTGTTTGGCAGCCGAATTGCCTGGGCGTGGCGATGTCGCGATGCCGCCGCGAGGCGTTACGAGTCAAGAAATCGGCATCGTGGTCGAAGACGCAAAGGGCCGTCGACGAATCCTGCCCATCATTCCCCGAGGAACGTTGTTGCCGGCGCGAACGAATCGTCGTTTGACGCTGTCGAAGAAACGCCAGTCCATGACGTTGTCACTGGTCGAATCGTCCGGCATTCTCAGTGACGACTGGCATTCACTGGGCCGATATGAAATCGAATCAGAACCAGCCCGCGTCGCTCCGGAAAGCAAACTTTCCAATGGCGATCAAAAACCGATTGGTCGAATGATCGGTTTTGAAATCAACGTCAATGGTTTGCTAAACGTTCGCAAGCAATCAACGGGAACAGCGTCTAGCACGAAATTGCCGGTGCTGCCCAAGCCCGCGATTTCAGATGACGAACAAGCCGAGTGGATTCTGTGGCTCGATTCGCTGCGTTAG
- the hemC gene encoding hydroxymethylbilane synthase — protein sequence MLRIATRQSPLALWQAEHVAALLASAGIQTVLVPMVSSGDTDMRPIDGTRQVGLFTKRIQQALLEDEGDIAVHSLKDLPTEVNELLTLAAVPVRETVTDCLVSKSGVKFSDLPNGAKIGTGSRRRAAQILSRRPDLNVEGIRGNVQTRLSKLDEGFDAIVLADAGLVRLEMADLPRYHFTFDEMLPAPGQGALGIEVRANDKQALEAAATMDDMATRAAVTAERTLLSSLHGGCLAPIAAYAVVDGDVLRMSAVALSPDGRKRIDETDEIEFANDLSAAVELANRISQRMVDAGAIEMVRG from the coding sequence ATGCTCCGAATTGCGACCCGACAAAGTCCGTTGGCCCTGTGGCAGGCCGAACATGTGGCCGCACTGCTAGCATCGGCGGGGATTCAAACCGTTTTGGTCCCGATGGTCAGCAGCGGCGACACCGACATGCGTCCGATCGATGGGACTAGGCAAGTTGGGTTGTTCACAAAGCGAATCCAACAAGCATTGCTGGAAGACGAAGGCGACATCGCGGTTCATTCGCTCAAAGACTTGCCGACCGAAGTCAACGAGTTGCTAACCCTTGCAGCCGTTCCAGTCCGCGAAACCGTTACAGACTGTTTAGTGTCCAAGTCGGGTGTGAAATTTTCGGATTTACCCAACGGAGCAAAGATCGGAACGGGTAGCCGGCGACGGGCGGCTCAGATCCTCAGTCGTCGGCCGGACTTGAACGTGGAAGGAATCCGCGGCAACGTGCAAACGCGATTGAGCAAGCTAGACGAAGGATTTGACGCGATCGTTTTGGCCGATGCCGGTTTGGTGCGATTGGAAATGGCAGATCTGCCGCGATATCACTTTACGTTTGACGAGATGCTGCCCGCGCCCGGGCAAGGTGCCCTGGGAATCGAAGTCCGCGCCAACGACAAACAGGCGCTCGAAGCAGCCGCGACGATGGACGACATGGCAACCCGAGCCGCAGTGACGGCCGAGCGAACATTGTTGTCGTCACTGCACGGTGGATGCCTGGCGCCAATCGCTGCCTACGCCGTCGTCGATGGTGACGTGCTGAGAATGTCGGCTGTCGCTCTTAGCCCGGACGGCAGAAAGCGTATCGATGAAACCGACGAGATCGAGTTCGCAAACGATCTGTCGGCAGCCGTCGAACTGGCCAACCGAATCAGCCAAAGAATGGTCGACGCCGGCGCAATCGAAATGGTTCGCGGCTAG
- a CDS encoding ABC transporter permease — protein sequence MNASRVWQSLCWKDLVTIRPLLLAVGLAILALPIIAALASMLSDDRGRSAVAWSVMMWILLPNLMAIGLPPMLIGTEEENGTLGWLRTLPVRWQSVADTKFAIALVCMLSAWVLASVALWLSTWTWQDASSENSFGGLLTTVGIGQAFFFTCLLLMVGLVTSYAIKSPVAGLVSLLPVISIAWYFAYWMMVYLLDSPYASSISQIGAPVANWIRMIVACALVLVALFALQRWLARYRLSKATLTFRNPAGGIMREDAYRPPPVVVSGLFQPTPVYAMLWQQWRQVCVIVASLFSITFVFVLVELASSYGYRGRVRGGVIPLATLSFLWMGAVTFYGDSVRQQCRYFADRGISHRMVWWTRVLPTLVPALLLLAFLLLSAPRIDGPQNATQERAFATVYLMCCYAFGQLVSMWVKRPVLSFFAAPAYGMFASFVLVWFFIPYAHYVIVILLMVPILLIATRRLTGRWLEGRIDRGFHWRVIGWTGMAVAVPMLLVFGLRWWTTPPVMTDWRARMMAVNLPTLERPATRWEGMPSSTKVSAEAMQPLYYVNVDVRADISQRLKNELKAEDSVGRHVSFAELRSVVERTSRGFVAASDEVVWNEEFSVFVPPEPTEAELKVAFRQRDLAVEVLLKWANLVRQYVADGEEGLLALIRIAEPAEEIALQVFASQPRIKSVGSDKLLAAMFPSPELRKKSRRIGVIGEWQRYNRRGWFDRDPQVPIKDFAGELMLNSMSHKFAIERNRADRNIDSFVRRLVDMIDDDGYGDTDAIAAMAADWGRAKRGSMFDEKQPDYYANDPLIVWIASLRPLPNVVWQGRVWQGRVWQGRGVSTSTID from the coding sequence ATGAATGCCTCGCGAGTTTGGCAAAGCCTATGCTGGAAAGACCTGGTCACGATTCGGCCGCTGTTGTTGGCGGTGGGATTGGCGATCCTGGCGCTACCGATCATCGCTGCGCTTGCGTCGATGTTGTCGGATGATCGTGGACGGTCAGCGGTCGCATGGTCGGTCATGATGTGGATCTTGTTGCCCAATTTGATGGCGATCGGTCTTCCACCGATGTTGATCGGCACGGAAGAAGAAAATGGAACGTTGGGTTGGCTGCGGACGTTGCCGGTGCGTTGGCAGTCGGTCGCGGACACGAAGTTTGCGATCGCGTTGGTCTGCATGCTTAGTGCGTGGGTTCTGGCGTCGGTCGCACTGTGGCTTTCGACTTGGACGTGGCAGGATGCCAGTTCTGAAAACAGTTTTGGTGGGTTGTTGACGACGGTTGGGATCGGGCAAGCGTTCTTCTTTACGTGCCTGTTGTTGATGGTCGGCTTGGTGACTTCGTACGCGATCAAATCACCGGTGGCTGGGCTAGTGTCGTTGTTACCAGTGATCTCGATCGCCTGGTATTTTGCCTACTGGATGATGGTTTACTTGCTGGACTCTCCGTATGCTTCGTCGATTTCGCAAATCGGCGCACCGGTCGCCAACTGGATCCGCATGATTGTCGCCTGCGCCTTGGTGTTGGTGGCACTGTTTGCGCTGCAGCGCTGGTTGGCGAGGTATCGATTATCAAAGGCAACGTTGACGTTCCGGAATCCGGCCGGTGGGATCATGCGTGAAGACGCCTATCGTCCGCCACCCGTCGTCGTCTCGGGTCTGTTCCAGCCAACGCCCGTTTACGCGATGTTGTGGCAACAGTGGCGTCAGGTCTGCGTGATCGTGGCATCGTTGTTTTCGATCACGTTCGTTTTTGTTCTCGTTGAACTTGCCAGTTCGTATGGATACCGAGGTCGGGTACGGGGCGGCGTGATTCCCCTGGCAACGCTTTCGTTTCTATGGATGGGAGCGGTCACGTTCTATGGCGACTCGGTCCGTCAGCAATGCCGTTACTTTGCCGATCGCGGCATCTCGCACCGCATGGTCTGGTGGACTCGCGTGCTGCCGACACTTGTACCGGCGCTATTACTGCTAGCGTTTTTGTTGTTGTCAGCGCCTCGGATCGATGGTCCGCAAAATGCGACGCAGGAGCGTGCTTTTGCCACCGTGTATCTGATGTGTTGCTATGCGTTTGGGCAATTGGTTTCGATGTGGGTCAAGCGTCCAGTTTTGTCGTTCTTTGCGGCGCCGGCCTACGGCATGTTCGCGTCGTTTGTGTTGGTGTGGTTCTTCATTCCGTACGCGCACTATGTGATCGTAATTTTGTTGATGGTGCCTATCTTGCTGATTGCGACTCGTCGATTGACGGGACGTTGGCTCGAGGGCCGGATTGACCGTGGATTCCACTGGCGAGTGATCGGTTGGACAGGGATGGCAGTTGCCGTTCCGATGTTGTTGGTGTTCGGCCTGCGTTGGTGGACAACGCCGCCCGTCATGACGGATTGGCGAGCCCGCATGATGGCAGTCAACTTGCCAACGTTGGAACGCCCCGCAACTCGGTGGGAGGGCATGCCAAGTTCGACGAAGGTTTCGGCCGAGGCGATGCAGCCACTCTATTATGTCAACGTTGACGTCCGTGCGGACATTTCCCAACGTTTGAAAAACGAATTGAAAGCCGAAGACTCGGTCGGTCGGCATGTTTCGTTCGCCGAGCTCCGGTCGGTTGTCGAGCGGACATCGAGGGGCTTCGTTGCTGCGTCGGACGAGGTCGTTTGGAACGAAGAATTCAGCGTGTTTGTACCCCCAGAGCCAACGGAAGCAGAACTAAAGGTTGCTTTTCGACAGCGCGACTTGGCCGTCGAAGTCTTGTTGAAATGGGCCAACCTGGTTCGCCAGTATGTGGCGGACGGAGAAGAGGGGTTGCTTGCGTTGATTCGTATTGCTGAGCCCGCCGAGGAGATTGCGTTGCAAGTGTTCGCGTCCCAACCAAGAATAAAATCAGTCGGTTCCGACAAGCTGCTTGCTGCGATGTTTCCATCCCCCGAGCTGCGCAAAAAGTCCCGCCGCATTGGCGTGATCGGCGAATGGCAACGCTACAACCGACGCGGCTGGTTTGATCGCGACCCTCAAGTGCCCATCAAGGACTTCGCGGGGGAACTCATGCTCAACAGCATGTCGCATAAGTTTGCGATCGAACGCAATCGAGCGGATCGAAACATTGACTCGTTTGTACGACGACTGGTCGATATGATCGATGACGACGGGTACGGTGATACGGACGCGATCGCGGCAATGGCTGCGGATTGGGGCCGTGCAAAACGAGGGTCGATGTTTGATGAAAAACAACCGGATTACTACGCTAACGATCCGCTGATCGTATGGATCGCTAGTCTGCGGCCACTGCCGAACGTTGTTTGGCAGGGCAGGGTTTGGCAGGGCAGGGTTTGGCAGGGTAGGGGAGTCAGCACGAGCACCATCGACTAG
- a CDS encoding ABC transporter ATP-binding protein, with protein sequence MANSIISLDNVSKRYGRTQALDHVTLEVPEGVVFALLGENGAGKTTMIRILTGFEKPDSGEALVLGKSPSDAAMQIRRSIGYVSDAPALYDWMKAEEIGWFTSAFYDETFPMRYLELLAAFDVPAGVKLKNMSKGQRAKVALALATAHDPKLLILDEPTSGLDPMVRRQFLESMVDRAALGRTVLLSSHQISEVERVADWVAIVHKGRLRVCEPLDTLRAKTFIVTMTLDHAGSTVAIPEGKVLSEVQNGRQLRFVVSDLADDWRSQYGTESGVADASAVPASLEEIFVAVCTDDQKTGSLQ encoded by the coding sequence ATGGCAAATTCCATCATTTCATTGGACAACGTGTCCAAGCGGTATGGCCGCACCCAGGCTCTGGATCATGTGACGTTGGAGGTACCCGAAGGCGTCGTGTTTGCCTTGCTTGGCGAGAACGGTGCTGGCAAGACGACCATGATTCGGATTCTGACAGGATTCGAAAAGCCGGACTCGGGCGAAGCACTCGTTCTTGGCAAGTCGCCCAGTGATGCGGCGATGCAGATTCGTCGTTCGATCGGCTACGTGTCGGACGCACCGGCGCTGTACGACTGGATGAAGGCCGAGGAGATCGGTTGGTTCACATCGGCGTTCTACGATGAAACGTTTCCAATGCGTTACTTAGAACTGTTGGCCGCATTCGACGTTCCGGCGGGCGTGAAGCTAAAGAACATGAGCAAGGGCCAGCGGGCTAAGGTGGCACTCGCACTAGCCACCGCTCATGATCCGAAACTTCTGATTTTAGACGAACCGACTAGCGGCTTGGATCCGATGGTGCGGCGCCAGTTTTTGGAGTCGATGGTGGACCGCGCGGCGCTTGGACGAACGGTTTTGTTGTCGAGTCACCAGATCAGCGAAGTCGAACGCGTGGCCGACTGGGTGGCGATCGTGCACAAGGGTCGACTGCGAGTCTGCGAGCCACTGGACACTTTGCGAGCGAAAACCTTCATCGTCACGATGACGCTCGATCACGCTGGATCGACCGTTGCGATCCCCGAAGGAAAAGTCCTCTCCGAAGTTCAGAACGGACGCCAACTGCGATTTGTGGTTTCCGATCTGGCCGACGATTGGCGATCCCAATATGGCACCGAAAGCGGTGTGGCAGATGCATCCGCGGTTCCCGCATCGCTCGAAGAAATTTTTGTCGCGGTTTGCACGGATGACCAAAAAACCGGGAGTCTTCAATGA
- a CDS encoding GntR family transcriptional regulator: MFFSIDPSGDTPIYEQIVRQVKLGVADGVLVGGQMVPSVRQLAHELAINPNTIARAYTELQNDLVLETLRGRGMVVRRDAINRCTKARNTLVVDAVRRALADAIAGGMTADELRALFEVELAKQSIESES; the protein is encoded by the coding sequence ATGTTCTTTTCCATTGACCCGTCTGGCGACACGCCGATCTACGAACAAATTGTTCGGCAGGTCAAATTGGGTGTTGCCGATGGCGTATTGGTTGGCGGCCAGATGGTGCCCAGCGTGCGGCAGCTCGCCCATGAATTGGCGATCAATCCGAACACGATCGCGCGGGCTTATACCGAACTGCAAAACGATCTCGTGCTTGAGACACTGCGGGGCCGAGGCATGGTGGTCCGCCGCGACGCGATCAATCGCTGCACCAAGGCTCGCAATACGCTAGTCGTCGATGCGGTTCGCCGTGCGTTGGCCGATGCGATCGCGGGCGGTATGACGGCGGACGAGCTTCGTGCTTTGTTTGAAGTTGAACTGGCAAAACAATCCATTGAATCGGAGTCTTGA
- a CDS encoding Xaa-Pro dipeptidyl-peptidase: MLRFLFDRSNHRVVCLAIGSFFGAVTASGDEPAVPVFKDGEAQVVKAFEDSDYWIRHDLWVETEFDSDGDEKNDRMHVSVTRPRQTESEGLKLPVVYVSSPYFAGTGDKGQQYFWNPRQEVGAEPPEREHFPAVELKGTRPIISKSHVKEWVSRGYIVVHSSSPGTGLSQGCPTIGGDNESLAPKAVVDWLYGRGKGFTTPDGDEPVVADWCTGKVGMTGTSYNGTIPLAAATTGVEGLEAIIPVAPNTSYYHYYRSNGLVRHPFGFLGEDIDYLYDFIHSGNEARREYCDCEVRDKEMADGMDRVTGDYNDFWAGRDYLNDLQPLKAAVLMAHAFNDWNVVPEHSVRIYEALKAKGVPCQAFFHQGGHGGPPPMKMMNRWFTRYLHGIENDVEKDPRAWIVREQDDQDKPTPYEDFPNPAASPVTLYLQAGAPEQGSLSMSPSAKQGTETLVDNFSFDGDALARAPWTEHRLIYVSDPLTEPVHVSGASRISVKVASSKPAANLSVWLVSLPWTEGKKTRITDNIITRGWADPQNHRSLTEGEPLVPGQFYELSFDLQPDDQIIAKGQQIGLMIFSSDRDFTLHPTPGTKLTVDLDATSITLPIVGGESQLRDALSPAK; this comes from the coding sequence ATGCTTCGTTTTCTTTTCGACCGTTCAAACCACCGTGTCGTGTGCCTTGCTATCGGTTCATTTTTCGGTGCTGTGACCGCCAGCGGAGACGAGCCTGCCGTTCCCGTCTTTAAAGACGGTGAAGCGCAAGTTGTGAAAGCATTCGAAGATTCCGACTATTGGATTCGACATGACTTGTGGGTCGAAACGGAATTTGATTCGGACGGCGACGAAAAGAACGATCGCATGCACGTCAGCGTCACGCGTCCTCGGCAAACCGAAAGCGAAGGACTGAAGCTGCCGGTCGTCTATGTATCGAGTCCCTACTTTGCAGGGACCGGCGACAAAGGCCAGCAGTACTTTTGGAATCCTCGACAAGAAGTAGGTGCCGAACCGCCAGAACGGGAGCACTTTCCGGCCGTTGAGCTGAAAGGAACTCGCCCGATCATTTCAAAATCGCACGTCAAAGAATGGGTTTCTCGCGGATACATCGTGGTGCATTCTTCGTCGCCGGGAACCGGATTGTCGCAGGGCTGCCCAACGATCGGTGGCGACAACGAATCGCTCGCACCCAAGGCGGTTGTTGATTGGTTGTATGGTCGCGGGAAAGGTTTCACGACGCCGGACGGTGACGAGCCAGTCGTGGCCGATTGGTGTACCGGCAAGGTGGGCATGACGGGGACTTCTTACAACGGAACGATTCCGCTTGCTGCCGCAACCACAGGTGTCGAGGGCTTAGAAGCGATCATTCCAGTTGCTCCCAACACGTCTTACTACCACTACTATCGATCCAACGGCTTGGTGCGGCACCCGTTCGGATTCTTGGGCGAAGACATCGACTATCTGTACGACTTTATCCACAGCGGCAATGAGGCTCGGCGTGAGTATTGTGATTGCGAGGTCCGTGACAAAGAGATGGCGGACGGGATGGATCGCGTGACCGGTGACTACAACGATTTCTGGGCCGGTCGCGATTACTTGAACGATCTGCAACCCTTGAAAGCCGCAGTTCTGATGGCGCATGCGTTCAACGACTGGAACGTGGTTCCCGAGCACAGCGTTCGCATTTACGAAGCACTCAAGGCAAAGGGTGTCCCCTGCCAAGCGTTCTTTCATCAAGGCGGCCACGGCGGACCGCCGCCGATGAAGATGATGAATCGCTGGTTCACGCGTTATCTGCACGGCATCGAAAACGATGTCGAAAAAGACCCGCGTGCTTGGATCGTCCGTGAACAGGATGACCAAGACAAACCGACGCCGTATGAAGATTTTCCGAACCCAGCCGCTTCGCCCGTTACCCTATACCTGCAAGCAGGCGCGCCCGAGCAGGGAAGCTTGTCGATGTCGCCGAGCGCCAAGCAGGGAACCGAGACGCTGGTGGACAACTTCTCGTTCGACGGCGACGCACTGGCTCGTGCACCGTGGACCGAACACCGTTTGATCTACGTGTCGGATCCGCTGACGGAACCCGTTCATGTCTCGGGGGCGTCTCGCATCTCCGTCAAAGTGGCCAGCAGCAAACCGGCAGCCAACCTGTCCGTTTGGCTGGTGTCGCTGCCGTGGACAGAGGGAAAGAAAACGCGGATCACTGACAACATCATCACACGTGGTTGGGCCGATCCGCAGAACCACCGATCACTCACCGAGGGTGAGCCCCTCGTTCCAGGACAGTTCTATGAGCTCAGTTTTGATCTTCAACCCGATGACCAAATCATCGCGAAGGGTCAGCAGATCGGATTGATGATCTTTTCCAGCGATCGCGATTTCACACTGCATCCAACGCCAGGTACGAAACTGACCGTCGATCTCGACGCAACCTCGATCACGCTGCCGATCGTCGGCGGCGAGTCACAGCTTCGCGATGCGTTGTCGCCCGCTAAGTGA
- a CDS encoding sulfatase-like hydrolase/transferase: MRKIFATAVAAIVLGLTTTCAADKPNILFISVDDLNDWVGCLGGHPQAKTPNIDQLADSGMLFTNAHCAAPACNPSRSAIMTGISPHKSGLYDNRQKMRELMPDAELMPKYFSRHGYWSAGSGKILHYFIDAASWDQYYPPKETEDPFPRTMYPKNRPVNLPVGGPWQYNETDWAALDATDEEFGGDWLVSKWIGEHLGKQHDKPFFLACGIYRPHEPWFVPQKYFDLFPLDEIQLPPGYKADDLDDLPAAGKSRGPNRYFPHIREHGQWKNGIQGYLASIAFADAMVGRVINALDNGPNRDNTMVVLWSDHGWHLGEKQHWQKYTAWRVCTRVPLIVRVPPGVPGLPMGAQPGTHCDQPVNLLSLFPTLTQLAGLPDKSTNDGPSLLPLLRQPDSDWPHVSITHLNKPGNYGLSDDRWRYIEYDTGENELYDIENDPYEWTNLAINPEHADTIAALRSRAPKDYAKYVAASVETLPELMWHAAADSAAPASNPDGDPFDLVFTNKHGQPVKVYWMDREGNPKPYGTLEAGWRKPYKTRPGAVWMITNADEKPLGHFVVGDRTAHAIVPAK; this comes from the coding sequence TTGAGAAAAATTTTCGCAACCGCAGTCGCCGCCATCGTGCTGGGGCTGACGACGACCTGTGCGGCAGACAAGCCCAACATTCTGTTCATCTCCGTTGACGACTTGAATGATTGGGTTGGATGTCTGGGCGGTCACCCGCAGGCAAAGACCCCCAACATTGACCAACTGGCGGACAGCGGCATGTTGTTCACCAACGCGCACTGCGCGGCGCCGGCCTGCAATCCGTCTCGCAGCGCGATCATGACCGGGATCTCGCCGCACAAATCGGGGCTCTACGACAACCGTCAAAAGATGCGTGAGCTGATGCCGGATGCCGAGCTGATGCCGAAGTACTTTTCGAGGCACGGATATTGGTCAGCGGGTTCTGGAAAGATTCTGCACTACTTCATCGATGCCGCATCGTGGGATCAGTATTACCCGCCGAAGGAAACCGAAGACCCGTTTCCTCGCACGATGTACCCCAAGAACCGTCCCGTCAATCTTCCAGTCGGCGGGCCGTGGCAATACAACGAAACCGACTGGGCGGCGCTCGACGCGACCGATGAAGAATTCGGTGGCGACTGGTTGGTGTCGAAATGGATCGGCGAACACCTTGGCAAGCAGCATGACAAGCCGTTCTTTTTGGCGTGCGGAATCTATCGGCCGCATGAACCATGGTTCGTGCCGCAGAAGTACTTTGATCTGTTTCCGCTCGACGAGATACAGCTACCGCCGGGCTACAAGGCGGACGACCTCGACGACCTGCCTGCGGCCGGCAAAAGCAGAGGCCCGAATCGATACTTCCCGCACATTCGTGAGCATGGCCAGTGGAAGAATGGCATCCAAGGTTACCTCGCCTCGATCGCCTTTGCCGACGCAATGGTTGGAAGAGTCATCAACGCTCTCGACAATGGCCCGAATCGCGATAACACGATGGTGGTGTTATGGAGCGACCATGGGTGGCATTTGGGCGAGAAGCAACACTGGCAGAAGTACACCGCATGGCGAGTTTGCACGCGAGTTCCGTTGATCGTCCGCGTCCCACCCGGCGTACCCGGTTTGCCGATGGGCGCGCAGCCAGGAACGCATTGCGACCAGCCGGTGAACCTGCTGAGTCTATTTCCGACTCTGACTCAGCTCGCTGGCTTGCCTGACAAGTCAACCAACGATGGCCCCAGTTTGCTGCCGCTGCTACGGCAACCGGATAGCGATTGGCCGCATGTGTCGATCACCCATTTGAATAAACCGGGCAACTATGGGCTTAGCGATGATCGGTGGCGTTACATCGAGTACGACACCGGCGAAAACGAACTGTATGACATTGAAAACGATCCGTATGAATGGACGAATTTGGCAATTAATCCCGAGCATGCTGATACGATCGCGGCACTGCGGTCGCGTGCACCCAAAGATTACGCGAAGTACGTGGCAGCAAGCGTCGAAACACTGCCCGAATTGATGTGGCATGCGGCGGCAGATTCAGCGGCACCCGCATCGAATCCAGACGGCGACCCCTTCGATTTGGTGTTCACCAACAAACATGGTCAGCCGGTCAAGGTCTATTGGATGGATCGGGAAGGCAATCCAAAGCCGTACGGGACCTTGGAAGCCGGTTGGCGGAAACCGTACAAGACGCGTCCGGGTGCGGTTTGGATGATCACCAACGCTGACGAAAAACCGCTCGGACACTTCGTTGTTGGCGACCGAACCGCCCACGCGATCGTGCCGGCCAAGTAG